The bacterium genome includes a region encoding these proteins:
- a CDS encoding peptide chain release factor-like protein: MALSKYGISQVKEKRLHEKMQQLGINESDIIERFVRSSGAGGQKVNKTSTCVYLKHIPSGIEVKCQKERLQVLNRFLARRILADKIEQVQLGKKSEEAKRIAKIKRQKRKRSKRAKEKILRVKKIQSKKKKLRAFKAEGELDL; this comes from the coding sequence ATGGCTTTATCTAAGTATGGAATAAGTCAGGTAAAAGAAAAAAGACTCCATGAAAAAATGCAACAGCTAGGTATCAATGAATCGGATATAATTGAACGCTTTGTTCGTTCCAGCGGCGCAGGCGGGCAGAAAGTAAATAAAACTTCAACGTGCGTTTATCTTAAACACATTCCATCAGGTATTGAGGTCAAGTGCCAGAAGGAACGCCTACAAGTCCTCAACAGATTCTTAGCCCGCAGAATACTCGCTGATAAAATAGAACAGGTTCAATTAGGCAAGAAAAGCGAAGAAGCAAAGCGCATTGCCAAAATAAAGCGGCAAAAACGCAAGAGATCAAAGAGAGCAAAAGAGAAAATTCTCAGAGTAAAAAAAATCCAGTCAAAAAAGAAAAAACTGCGGGCATTCAAGGCAGAAGGAGAATTAGACTTATAA
- a CDS encoding SDR family NAD(P)-dependent oxidoreductase, whose protein sequence is MKSVLITGCSSGLGLYMAESLQQDGWKVFATARKEEDIENLRSKGIDAFFLDVTNSESIEKLVKYVSEKTDGKLYALINNAGCGYSGALEDITRDAMRNQFEVNVFGVHELTNQIIPTFRKNKRGRIINISSAAGRFSTPFMGAYSASKFALEALSDALRLELRNTGIKISIIEPGPLKSDFSKNALAIFQNQVNPPKNSHYKDIYEKMGKYRQTKETKKNIPGPDVFYKKVKHALESKRPKIRYPVTMTAYLASYLKRIFPDRLLDILLKLYLNRKYGKL, encoded by the coding sequence ATGAAATCAGTTCTGATTACAGGATGTTCATCCGGACTTGGGTTGTATATGGCTGAATCCTTGCAACAGGATGGATGGAAGGTGTTTGCTACTGCAAGAAAGGAAGAGGATATTGAGAATTTGAGAAGTAAAGGGATTGATGCTTTTTTTCTTGATGTAACAAATTCAGAGTCCATTGAAAAACTTGTTAAATATGTTTCTGAGAAAACGGATGGAAAGCTATATGCGCTGATCAATAACGCAGGATGCGGATATTCAGGAGCTCTTGAGGACATAACAAGAGACGCCATGCGCAACCAGTTTGAAGTCAATGTGTTTGGAGTGCATGAACTTACTAATCAAATAATTCCCACCTTCCGTAAAAACAAAAGAGGTCGTATTATTAATATAAGTTCTGCTGCAGGAAGATTCAGCACTCCGTTTATGGGAGCTTATTCAGCATCAAAGTTTGCTCTTGAAGCACTCTCTGACGCATTACGGCTTGAGCTTAGAAATACGGGTATAAAGATTAGTATTATTGAACCCGGCCCTCTTAAAAGCGATTTCAGTAAAAACGCCTTAGCCATCTTTCAAAACCAGGTCAATCCTCCTAAGAACAGTCATTACAAAGACATATACGAAAAAATGGGTAAATACAGGCAGACAAAAGAAACAAAAAAGAATATTCCCGGACCTGATGTTTTTTATAAAAAAGTTAAGCATGCGCTGGAAAGTAAGAGACCCAAAATAAGATATCCTGTTACTATGACCGCTTATCTTGCTTCATATCTCAAGCGTATTTTCCCTGACAGACTGCTGGACATTTTATTAAAACTTTATCTGAACAGGAAATATGGTAAGTTGTGA
- a CDS encoding TolC family protein yields MFRCIKLVITFLLFFSFALFEAKAEEALTWEACVKEAKQNHPDLLSAQENLKQSKADKSIAMSTMLPQISADASDKKLETDVKKEYEASSYSITGKQLLFDGFKIANDVKAGSETIKASQYNYAVTSSNIRLRLRTAFTELLRTQKLVLMTEEIALRRKQNSELVKLRYEAGREHRGSLLTSQADLAQAEFEVVQAKRSVSLAQRQLTKELGRRKLVSIEANGDFGITEINRQKPNFEYLADNTIFLKELIAKKEAARFGLKSAKADFFPKVYASATTGTTNSDWLPDEDTYAWSVGVSVSLPIFEGGSRIAKISKAKAGLNKAQADERSGRDSIIFTLEETWTEFQNATDRVSVQSKYLEAAKERAQIANAQYSTGLVSFNDWIIIEDNIVSAKKSFLNAQANVLVNEANWIQAKGGTLDYEK; encoded by the coding sequence ATGTTCAGATGTATAAAGCTGGTTATTACCTTCTTGTTATTTTTTAGTTTTGCATTGTTTGAAGCTAAAGCTGAAGAAGCGCTTACATGGGAGGCTTGCGTTAAAGAGGCAAAACAAAATCATCCTGATTTACTATCGGCACAGGAAAATTTAAAACAATCCAAAGCAGACAAATCAATTGCCATGAGTACTATGCTGCCGCAGATAAGCGCTGATGCAAGCGACAAAAAATTAGAAACGGATGTTAAAAAAGAATACGAGGCTTCTTCATACAGCATAACAGGAAAACAATTATTATTTGACGGCTTTAAAATAGCTAATGATGTAAAGGCTGGTTCGGAAACTATAAAGGCTTCTCAATATAACTATGCAGTAACGTCTTCCAATATAAGATTAAGATTAAGAACTGCCTTTACTGAACTTCTAAGAACCCAGAAACTTGTTCTTATGACAGAAGAGATAGCTTTGCGCAGAAAACAGAATTCGGAACTTGTAAAATTGCGTTACGAAGCAGGCAGAGAACACAGAGGTTCATTGTTGACCTCTCAAGCTGATTTAGCTCAGGCTGAATTTGAAGTCGTTCAGGCGAAAAGGAGTGTTTCTCTGGCTCAAAGACAATTAACAAAGGAATTAGGACGCAGAAAATTGGTATCTATTGAGGCAAATGGAGATTTCGGAATTACAGAGATCAATAGACAAAAACCAAACTTTGAATATTTAGCTGATAACACGATTTTCTTAAAGGAACTTATTGCTAAGAAAGAAGCGGCTAGATTTGGTTTAAAATCTGCTAAGGCTGACTTTTTCCCTAAAGTTTACGCCAGTGCCACTACAGGAACAACTAACTCGGATTGGCTGCCGGACGAGGATACGTATGCATGGTCGGTTGGTGTAAGCGTATCTTTGCCAATATTCGAAGGCGGAAGCAGAATAGCTAAAATTTCTAAAGCCAAAGCAGGACTGAATAAGGCACAAGCGGATGAACGAAGCGGACGAGATAGTATTATTTTTACATTAGAAGAAACATGGACAGAGTTTCAGAATGCAACGGACAGGGTCTCTGTGCAAAGCAAATATCTTGAAGCCGCTAAAGAACGGGCACAGATAGCTAATGCTCAGTATTCGACAGGACTTGTATCTTTTAATGATTGGATAATTATTGAAGATAATATCGTAAGTGCAAAGAAATCTTTTTTGAATGCTCAAGCAAATGTTCTGGTAAATGAAGCTAACTGGATACAGGCAAAAGGAGGAACTCTGGATTATGAAAAATAA
- a CDS encoding retroviral-like aspartic protease family protein, translated as MNKKYNIIAIFVCAALFLSGCAILKLPGQIIVVAGKIVVVTLQTTGKLITTTGKVIATVVKIPGGRKVIKLTKVGNALFADAVLNKKVKTQLVIDTGCTHTQISARIAKKLKIKKNEGEKVLCELANGQKVKGRAVNIKEIKLGKVKAYNVRVVILDREISGESDGLLGMSFLNNFIFKIDTEKSELTLEKRKKPNR; from the coding sequence ATGAATAAAAAATATAACATTATAGCTATCTTCGTTTGCGCCGCGTTATTTTTAAGCGGATGCGCCATTTTGAAACTTCCAGGACAGATAATAGTTGTTGCAGGAAAAATAGTTGTAGTAACGTTGCAAACAACGGGCAAACTGATTACAACCACCGGAAAGGTTATTGCAACAGTGGTTAAGATACCCGGTGGCAGAAAGGTCATAAAACTTACTAAAGTAGGCAATGCCCTATTTGCCGATGCTGTTCTAAACAAGAAAGTAAAAACACAACTGGTTATTGACACAGGGTGTACTCATACACAAATATCCGCAAGAATAGCCAAAAAGCTGAAGATAAAAAAGAATGAAGGCGAAAAAGTTCTGTGTGAATTAGCAAATGGGCAGAAGGTAAAAGGCAGAGCAGTTAATATTAAAGAAATCAAACTCGGAAAAGTAAAAGCTTATAATGTAAGAGTTGTTATTCTTGACAGAGAGATATCGGGTGAATCTGATGGACTGCTAGGTATGTCTTTTTTGAATAATTTTATTTTTAAAATAGATACTGAAAAAAGTGAATTAACTCTGGAAAAGAGAAAAAAGCCCAATAGATAA